The Desmonostoc muscorum LEGE 12446 genome includes a region encoding these proteins:
- the tatC gene encoding twin-arginine translocase subunit TatC yields MTPSQDVDTVTAPDINPEANGNSQTDPLDELPGEVEMSLFDHLEELRQRIFYSLIAVAIGIIGCFFAVKPIVQLLEVPAQGVKFLQLAPGEYFFVSFKVAAYTGLVLASPFILYQIIQFVLPGLTRRERSLLGPVVLGSSVLFAAGLVFAYLLLIPAALKFFISYGADVVEQLWSIDKYFEFVLLLLFSTGLAFQIPIIQLLLGNLNIVSSEKMVSGWRYVIMGAVILGAILTPSTDPLTQSLLAGAVLGLYFGGIGLVKLTGK; encoded by the coding sequence ATGACGCCTTCACAAGACGTAGATACTGTAACCGCTCCTGATATCAACCCAGAAGCAAATGGCAACTCACAAACAGATCCTTTAGATGAGTTGCCAGGTGAAGTCGAAATGTCCCTTTTCGACCACCTAGAAGAGTTGCGACAGCGAATTTTTTATTCGCTGATTGCTGTGGCAATAGGCATTATCGGCTGTTTCTTTGCCGTGAAGCCGATTGTCCAACTACTTGAGGTTCCAGCACAAGGAGTAAAATTTCTTCAACTTGCACCTGGAGAATATTTCTTTGTCTCCTTCAAAGTTGCAGCTTACACTGGCTTGGTACTTGCTAGTCCTTTCATTCTTTACCAAATTATCCAGTTTGTGCTTCCCGGATTGACTCGCCGCGAACGCAGTTTATTGGGACCTGTGGTTTTAGGGTCGAGTGTTTTATTTGCTGCTGGTTTAGTATTTGCCTATTTGCTTCTGATTCCCGCAGCTTTGAAATTTTTCATCAGCTACGGAGCGGATGTAGTTGAACAACTTTGGTCAATTGACAAATATTTTGAATTTGTGCTGCTACTTTTATTCAGCACTGGCTTAGCATTTCAAATTCCCATCATTCAACTGTTACTCGGTAACTTGAATATTGTCTCGTCCGAGAAGATGGTTTCTGGTTGGCGTTACGTGATTATGGGAGCAGTGATTTTAGGAGCTATTCTCACACCTTCTACTGACCCCCTCACCCAAAGTCTTTTAGCTGGTGCAGTTCTGGGACTTTACTTTGGCGGGATTGGTTTGGTGAAACTTACAGGAAAATAG
- the hisF gene encoding imidazole glycerol phosphate synthase subunit HisF produces the protein MLSKRILPCLDVKAGRVVKGVNFVNLQDAGDPVELAKVYNEAGADELVFLDITATHEDRATILDVVYRTAEQVFIPLTVGGGIQSLENVKALLRVGADKVSINSAAVREPDLINRASDRFGNQCIVVAIDARRRIDPENPGWDVYVRGGRENTGLDALLWAQEVEKRGAGELLVTSMDADGTQAGYDLELTRRIAEAVEIPVIASGGAGNCEHIYEAVTEGKAEAALLASLLHYGQLSVAQIKNYLRDRHVPVRLF, from the coding sequence ATGTTATCTAAAAGAATCTTACCGTGCTTAGATGTGAAGGCGGGACGGGTTGTAAAAGGAGTTAATTTTGTCAACCTCCAAGATGCAGGCGATCCTGTAGAACTGGCAAAGGTTTACAACGAAGCCGGTGCTGATGAGTTAGTGTTTCTGGATATTACGGCGACTCATGAAGACCGAGCTACTATTTTAGATGTGGTTTACCGCACTGCTGAACAGGTCTTCATTCCATTGACTGTGGGTGGGGGTATTCAATCCTTAGAAAATGTTAAAGCTTTGTTACGAGTTGGAGCAGACAAGGTTAGTATTAATTCTGCGGCAGTGCGTGAACCAGACTTGATTAATCGGGCAAGCGATCGCTTTGGTAATCAATGCATAGTTGTTGCTATTGACGCCAGACGCAGAATTGACCCGGAAAACCCAGGTTGGGATGTGTATGTACGCGGTGGCAGGGAAAATACAGGCTTAGATGCCCTACTGTGGGCACAAGAAGTTGAAAAACGGGGGGCCGGAGAACTGCTAGTTACAAGTATGGATGCTGACGGAACCCAAGCCGGATATGACCTAGAGTTAACCCGGAGAATTGCAGAAGCTGTAGAAATTCCAGTTATTGCTTCTGGCGGCGCAGGGAATTGTGAACATATATACGAAGCGGTAACTGAAGGCAAAGCTGAAGCAGCACTACTAGCATCCCTCCTACATTACGGTCAATTAAGCGTAGCTCAAATCAAAAATTATCTACGCGATCGCCATGTACCAGTACGCTTGTTTTAG
- a CDS encoding tRNA-binding protein: MAQISFEDFEKVEIHVGKIIKVEEFPKAKKPAYKLWIDFGNLGIKKSSAQITKLYEPRELINRLILAVTNFPPRQIADFISEVLVLGVVLDDGEVVLIQPDKDVALGKRIS; encoded by the coding sequence ATGGCACAAATTAGCTTTGAGGATTTTGAAAAAGTCGAAATTCATGTTGGCAAAATTATCAAAGTTGAAGAATTTCCGAAAGCTAAGAAACCAGCTTATAAATTGTGGATAGATTTTGGGAATTTGGGCATCAAAAAATCTAGCGCCCAAATTACTAAACTTTATGAACCGAGGGAATTAATCAACAGATTAATATTAGCTGTTACTAACTTTCCACCCCGTCAAATTGCTGATTTCATCTCGGAAGTTTTAGTCTTGGGAGTGGTTCTAGATGATGGGGAGGTTGTGTTAATTCAGCCAGATAAAGATGTAGCCCTTGGCAAAAGAATTTCATAG
- a CDS encoding IS630 family transposase (programmed frameshift), whose protein sequence is MSAPLRVRLTDLEDLTLLELRSATTVPQRTRDRAHIIRLNAQGWNVPAIAKIFECHEHTVRATLRRWENKGLGGLWETSGRGAKCKWLEADLAYLEDCLELEPRTYNSLQLSEKLSQDRNVQLSPSRLRRLLKKKVKWKRTRHTHKRKQDPEKRRIKQADLDTLKQAAAEGYVELKYLDESGCCRWSPVSYTYSRIGSQKQMAQVGSRGGRISILGLWQPQVSFEYALVQGGFKTKRYIEVMDWVAAKAQNTLVETGRISVIVHDNGSLHTSKKAKQKWLEWQEKGLFVFFLPPYSSEMNRIQEEWHQLKTHEIAGQMFDNNYDLAMAIIDGMEARSVKGEYALERLIFNCA, encoded by the exons ATGTCTGCTCCATTGCGAGTTAGATTAACAGATTTAGAAGATTTGACGCTTTTGGAGTTGCGGTCGGCGACAACAGTTCCTCAACGAACACGAGATCGCGCCCACATAATTCGATTAAATGCCCAAGGATGGAATGTACCAGCGATCGCTAAAATTTTTGAGTGTCACGAACATACGGTACGAGCAACACTGAGGCGTTGGGAAAATAAGGGTTTGGGAGGATTGTGGGAAACTTCTGGGCGTGGAGCAAAGTGCAAATGGCTTGAGGCAGACTTAGCATATTTAGAGGATTGCTTAGAGTTAGAACCCCGTACTTATAACAGTTTGCAGTTATCAGAAAAATTGTCTCAAGACCGAAATGTACAACTGAGTCCGTCTCGTCTGCGACGTTTGCTCAAAAAAAAAGTG AAATGGAAACGCACCCGCCATACTCATAAGAGAAAACAAGACCCAGAAAAACGACGAATTAAGCAAGCAGACCTAGATACCTTAAAGCAAGCGGCAGCAGAGGGTTATGTTGAGCTTAAATATCTTGATGAGTCTGGGTGTTGTCGTTGGAGTCCCGTTAGTTACACTTACAGTCGTATCGGTAGCCAAAAACAAATGGCACAAGTTGGTAGCCGTGGTGGTCGCATTAGTATTTTGGGTTTATGGCAACCCCAAGTCAGTTTTGAGTATGCCTTGGTTCAAGGTGGGTTCAAAACAAAACGCTACATCGAGGTTATGGATTGGGTTGCAGCTAAAGCACAAAACACTTTAGTTGAAACTGGTCGTATCAGTGTCATTGTTCACGACAATGGGTCTTTGCATACCAGCAAGAAAGCAAAACAAAAATGGCTTGAGTGGCAGGAAAAAGGATTATTCGTTTTCTTCTTACCACCCTATTCTTCCGAAATGAATCGGATCCAGGAAGAGTGGCATCAACTAAAAACTCATGAAATTGCTGGACAAATGTTTGACAATAACTACGATTTGGCTATGGCAATTATTGATGGCATGGAAGCCAGAAGCGTAAAGGGTGAATATGCCCTTGAGCGTCTTATATTTAATTGTGCCTAG
- a CDS encoding sulfocyanin-like copper-binding protein has translation MTILTFPTFALLQALGRNYIILLLLCLNFINATPAIAANLSSDLLKQPATEITVSLGNAANELKFEPNHLEFLAGKRYNLRLTNPSQLKHYFTAKDFADGIWTQKVEAGKVEIKGAIHELELKPGAEAEWVFVPLKSGTYGLRCPIAGHTEAGMIGEIVISN, from the coding sequence ATGACAATTCTGACTTTCCCCACTTTTGCTTTGCTACAAGCACTAGGTCGAAACTACATAATATTGTTGTTGTTGTGCTTGAATTTCATCAATGCAACTCCAGCAATTGCAGCGAATTTGTCTAGCGATTTGCTCAAACAACCAGCCACAGAAATTACAGTTAGCTTGGGAAATGCAGCTAACGAACTCAAATTTGAACCAAATCACCTGGAATTCCTGGCTGGCAAACGCTACAATTTACGGCTAACTAATCCCAGCCAATTGAAACACTATTTTACTGCTAAAGATTTTGCCGATGGTATCTGGACACAAAAAGTTGAAGCAGGAAAAGTAGAAATTAAAGGAGCAATTCACGAACTAGAACTCAAGCCTGGTGCTGAGGCAGAATGGGTGTTTGTGCCTCTGAAATCTGGTACTTATGGTTTACGTTGTCCAATAGCTGGACATACAGAAGCAGGTATGATTGGGGAAATTGTTATTAGTAATTGA
- a CDS encoding tetratricopeptide repeat protein, with product MIKLISIFLSLLLVFGWGTPVMAQSQLPSVTQEQLKQGDEWANQAFAATNNGDFATAETYWTKIIEQFPTNAGAWSNRGNSRVSQNKLEEALPDYNKAIELAPNVTDPYLNRGAALEGLGKWDDAIADYNHVLELDPNDAMAYNNRGNAKGGLGKWEDAIADYQKSVEIAPNFAFARANYALALYETGQIDQAIREMQNIVRKYPKFADMRAALTAAYWVNGKQGEAESNWVAAYGLDNRYKDINWVKNIRRWPGSMVVALDKFLKLQ from the coding sequence ATGATTAAGTTGATTAGTATTTTTCTCAGTTTGTTACTTGTGTTTGGCTGGGGTACACCAGTGATGGCACAATCTCAATTGCCAAGTGTTACTCAAGAGCAATTAAAACAAGGTGATGAGTGGGCAAATCAGGCTTTTGCCGCTACAAATAACGGTGATTTTGCCACGGCTGAAACTTATTGGACAAAGATTATTGAGCAATTTCCTACCAATGCGGGGGCGTGGAGTAACCGAGGAAATTCGCGGGTAAGTCAGAACAAATTAGAAGAGGCGTTGCCAGATTATAACAAAGCCATAGAACTTGCCCCAAATGTCACAGATCCTTATTTGAATAGGGGTGCAGCGTTGGAAGGGTTGGGAAAATGGGATGATGCGATCGCAGATTATAATCATGTTCTAGAACTCGATCCTAACGATGCGATGGCATATAACAATCGCGGTAATGCCAAAGGTGGTTTAGGAAAATGGGAAGATGCGATCGCAGATTATCAAAAATCAGTGGAAATTGCCCCGAATTTTGCCTTCGCCCGTGCTAACTACGCCCTCGCCCTTTATGAAACTGGTCAAATAGACCAAGCAATCCGGGAAATGCAAAATATCGTCCGCAAATATCCCAAATTTGCCGATATGCGTGCAGCCCTCACAGCTGCCTACTGGGTGAATGGAAAACAAGGGGAAGCTGAAAGTAACTGGGTAGCAGCTTATGGACTTGATAACCGTTATAAGGATATCAACTGGGTAAAAAATATCCGTCGTTGGCCTGGGAGTATGGTAGTAGCTTTAGATAAGTTCTTAAAACTCCAGTAA
- a CDS encoding SDR family oxidoreductase, whose protein sequence is MVAGDYQGTVLITGASTGIGQACALLLDRLGFSVFAGVRQDIDAQTLQEKASQRLIPIFLDVTDAESIASVVNRVTNTVGDAGISGLVNNAGIAVPGPLELLAIAEFQHQMNVNVTGQLAVTQAFLGLLRQGRGRIVNMGSISGISPTPFLGAYNASKFALEALTDVMRMELRPWGISVSIIEPGSVATPIWDKSLTQAELGQESLLQPALNLYGQAMSIVRQKMQIIASKGISADIVAQTVVHALTAKQPKTRYLVGQDAKIGAVLKHILPDRLHDRLILYSMGL, encoded by the coding sequence ATGGTTGCAGGAGATTATCAAGGTACAGTCCTGATTACAGGAGCGTCAACAGGAATTGGTCAGGCCTGTGCTTTGCTTTTAGACAGGTTGGGATTTTCTGTTTTTGCTGGTGTGCGTCAAGATATTGATGCTCAAACACTCCAAGAAAAAGCTTCACAAAGACTGATTCCGATTTTTTTAGATGTTACTGATGCTGAATCCATCGCCTCTGTAGTTAATAGGGTAACAAATACAGTTGGTGATGCTGGGATTTCAGGTTTAGTAAATAATGCCGGAATTGCTGTCCCAGGTCCTTTAGAATTATTAGCGATCGCTGAATTTCAACATCAGATGAATGTTAATGTCACTGGACAATTAGCTGTGACGCAAGCATTTCTTGGTTTATTACGTCAAGGCCGTGGTCGAATTGTCAATATGGGTTCCATTTCTGGTATAAGTCCTACCCCGTTTTTGGGCGCTTACAATGCTTCAAAGTTTGCCTTGGAAGCACTCACTGATGTGATGCGTATGGAATTACGACCTTGGGGAATCTCTGTTTCAATTATTGAACCTGGTTCCGTCGCTACACCTATTTGGGATAAATCCCTGACTCAAGCTGAACTCGGACAGGAAAGTTTACTACAACCGGCACTCAATCTCTACGGTCAGGCGATGAGTATTGTACGTCAGAAAATGCAAATTATTGCATCTAAAGGAATTTCTGCGGATATTGTTGCTCAAACTGTTGTTCATGCGCTGACTGCCAAGCAGCCAAAGACACGCTATCTCGTTGGACAAGATGCCAAAATCGGAGCCGTGCTGAAGCATATTTTGCCCGACCGGCTACATGACCGTCTAATTCTATATTCGATGGGTTTGTAG
- the ruvB gene encoding Holliday junction branch migration DNA helicase RuvB, which translates to MAIISSKKQPPEPNGEPKQRRESAKAASTDNILQPEAAIDEQDRQEESIRPQRFADYIGQKDLKDVLDIAIKAAKSRGEVLDHLLLYGPPGLGKTTMAMILASEMGVSYKITSAPALERPRDIVGLLVNMKPGDILFVDEIHRLSRMTEEILYPAMEDYRLDITIGKGSSARIRSLPLSKFTLVGATTRVGALTSPLRDRFGLIQKLRFYEVDELSKIVLRTAELLKTPITEDGATEIARRSRGTPRIANRLLKRVRDYAEVKLSGKINESIASEALQLFQVDPCGLDWTDRQMLSVIIEQFNGGPVGLETMAAATGEDTQTIEEVYEPYLMQIGYLTRTPRGRMATKAAYKHLGFTPPSGQLSLL; encoded by the coding sequence ATGGCGATAATCTCCTCGAAAAAACAGCCTCCAGAACCCAACGGAGAACCAAAACAGCGTCGGGAATCGGCGAAAGCAGCATCCACAGACAATATTTTGCAACCTGAAGCTGCTATTGATGAACAAGACAGACAGGAAGAAAGTATTCGACCCCAGCGATTTGCTGATTACATAGGGCAAAAGGATTTAAAGGATGTACTAGATATTGCCATCAAAGCAGCCAAGTCTCGTGGTGAGGTGCTGGATCACTTGCTGCTGTACGGGCCGCCAGGATTGGGTAAAACCACAATGGCAATGATTTTAGCATCGGAAATGGGGGTAAGTTACAAAATTACCAGTGCCCCAGCGCTGGAACGTCCACGAGATATTGTTGGGCTACTGGTGAACATGAAACCAGGTGATATTTTATTTGTGGATGAAATTCATCGCCTATCCCGGATGACAGAAGAAATTCTCTATCCAGCGATGGAAGATTATCGTTTAGATATTACTATTGGTAAGGGTTCGAGCGCTCGCATTAGAAGTTTGCCGCTGTCAAAATTTACCCTGGTGGGAGCTACAACCCGCGTGGGTGCTTTAACTTCACCACTGCGCGATCGCTTCGGGTTAATTCAAAAACTGCGATTTTATGAAGTTGATGAACTGAGTAAAATTGTACTGCGAACTGCTGAATTACTGAAAACTCCCATTACAGAAGATGGTGCCACAGAAATTGCCCGGCGATCGCGGGGAACACCACGCATAGCCAATAGATTACTAAAAAGAGTACGTGATTATGCGGAAGTAAAGTTATCTGGAAAAATTAACGAAAGCATTGCATCTGAAGCATTGCAACTATTTCAAGTAGATCCGTGTGGTTTAGATTGGACAGATCGTCAGATGCTGAGTGTAATTATTGAACAATTTAACGGCGGACCAGTGGGGTTAGAAACAATGGCAGCCGCAACAGGTGAAGATACCCAAACAATTGAAGAGGTGTACGAACCTTACCTGATGCAGATTGGGTATTTAACCAGGACTCCCCGTGGCAGGATGGCAACAAAAGCAGCATACAAGCATTTGGGATTTACGCCGCCTAGCGGACAGTTGTCGTTATTGTAA
- a CDS encoding glycosyltransferase, with protein MTHYGILCPAAIGHLNPMCALGRELQRRGHRVTLFHMPDVQTKVQKAGLEFYTVGEAEFPLGSLEPMYKKLGEMSGLPALRFTISWLEKETVMLFREIPEALSKAGIEALVVDQVTPGGGTIADFAEIPFVTLSNALLTNREDGVPPYFTHWGNNQAWWYRLRNRAGNFLLDRLSLKIWNLVVNQRLQWNLPPYAKREDAAGKLAHICQLPAEFDFPRERLPKCFHYTGPFQDPSGLEPISSSISFPFEKLNGQPLIFAALGTLQNRKEEIFQTIAEACVELDVQLVISLGQPDRKESLPNLPGSPLVVAYAPQQQLISRSILTITHGGMNAVLGALSSGVPLVAIPITNEQPGIAARIAYTGAGEFVPLSSLTVDKLRDTIKRVLTENSYKKNALRLQQAIRSAGGVTRTADIIEKVVSTKKPILAQTN; from the coding sequence ATGACTCATTATGGGATTCTTTGTCCTGCTGCCATCGGTCACCTCAACCCGATGTGTGCTTTGGGCAGAGAATTGCAACGGCGCGGCCATCGTGTCACCTTATTTCATATGCCCGATGTGCAAACTAAGGTACAGAAAGCTGGCTTAGAATTCTACACGGTTGGAGAGGCTGAATTTCCCCTTGGAAGCCTGGAGCCAATGTATAAAAAGTTGGGTGAAATGAGTGGACTCCCGGCGTTGCGTTTTACGATCAGTTGGCTGGAAAAAGAAACAGTCATGCTTTTCCGTGAAATACCAGAGGCACTCTCGAAAGCAGGTATAGAAGCGCTGGTAGTAGACCAGGTAACGCCTGGGGGTGGAACCATTGCCGACTTTGCCGAAATACCCTTCGTTACTCTGTCTAATGCTCTACTAACCAACAGAGAGGACGGAGTTCCCCCCTACTTTACACACTGGGGCAATAACCAAGCCTGGTGGTATCGTCTGCGAAACCGAGCAGGTAACTTTTTACTTGACCGTTTATCACTAAAAATCTGGAATTTGGTAGTAAATCAACGTCTTCAATGGAATTTACCACCTTATGCCAAGCGTGAAGACGCTGCCGGGAAACTCGCTCACATATGTCAGTTACCTGCTGAGTTTGACTTTCCACGAGAACGATTACCTAAGTGTTTCCATTACACTGGCCCATTTCAAGATCCATCGGGGCTGGAACCTATTTCTTCGTCTATATCTTTCCCCTTTGAAAAGTTAAACGGTCAACCATTGATTTTCGCTGCCTTGGGAACTTTACAAAACCGTAAAGAAGAAATTTTTCAGACGATTGCTGAAGCCTGCGTGGAATTAGATGTGCAACTAGTAATTTCTTTGGGTCAGCCAGACAGAAAAGAATCACTTCCAAATCTACCAGGTTCGCCTTTGGTAGTAGCTTATGCACCCCAACAGCAATTGATCTCAAGATCGATTTTAACTATTACTCATGGTGGAATGAATGCAGTGCTGGGAGCTTTAAGCAGCGGAGTCCCCTTGGTAGCTATTCCTATTACTAATGAACAGCCAGGAATCGCTGCTCGTATAGCTTACACCGGTGCAGGAGAATTTGTGCCACTATCTAGCTTGACTGTGGACAAGCTGCGAGACACTATTAAGCGGGTACTAACAGAAAACTCTTACAAAAAGAATGCGCTCAGATTGCAACAGGCAATTCGCAGTGCTGGTGGAGTCACTCGCACTGCTGACATTATTGAAAAGGTAGTATCTACAAAGAAACCTATATTGGCTCAAACAAATTGA